The uncultured Desulfuromusa sp. genome has a segment encoding these proteins:
- a CDS encoding outer membrane beta-barrel domain-containing protein, protein MLKKSICLTLFMCCLALPAAAANQSGALSLSLLQGKHLFEGNQSLETSRFRGVGLGYNFTENWSIEGIYTKAVADTDDPPTPDTKVETYRLDVLYHFRPDKKFIPYVAAGMGAIYSSPDVGADRDHLLVNYGVGFKYFILDNLIALRADIRHLVDIPEPDNNLQYTLGLTFQLGKAIPASEPATMAE, encoded by the coding sequence ATGCTTAAGAAGTCAATCTGTCTGACTCTATTTATGTGTTGTTTGGCGCTGCCCGCGGCAGCAGCAAATCAATCAGGAGCTCTTTCCCTTTCACTTTTGCAGGGCAAACATCTCTTTGAGGGAAACCAATCCCTGGAAACTTCCAGATTCAGGGGTGTTGGTCTCGGCTACAATTTTACTGAAAACTGGTCGATTGAAGGTATCTATACCAAAGCTGTTGCAGATACAGATGATCCACCAACACCGGATACCAAGGTTGAAACTTATCGGCTGGATGTCCTTTACCACTTTCGACCGGACAAAAAATTTATCCCTTACGTCGCTGCTGGTATGGGTGCCATCTACTCATCCCCGGATGTTGGCGCCGACCGTGACCACTTGCTTGTCAATTACGGTGTCGGCTTTAAGTATTTCATCCTTGACAACCTGATTGCGCTCCGTGCTGATATCCGCCATTTAGTTGACATTCCAGAACCAGACAACAACCTCCAGTATACCCTCGGATTAACCTTTCAGCTTGGAAAAGCCATTCCGGCATCAGAGCCTGCCACCATGGCTGAATAA